The DNA window CTCCCCTTGGCCATCAACCAATTGGTAACGAGGATGCCGCCATGCTATCGGACAATGAGTCTGATCAGTGCTGTTTTGGAGAGGTTTGTAAGCTACTGCAGCTGTGACGAGTCCGTGTGCTAATAAATAGCTTCTAATCGATTTTTTGTCACTGGCCACGTTGAGTGAAGATCTCTCACATGTTCCCATTGAGCTCCGATTCTCAGGCCACGTCATAAGCCTTCATATTGAAGGGTCTGGTAACTATATGGGCCGTATAGAATCCAAGGCTATAGTCGATCTCGTGGAGGACTACCAAGTGACCCTTGCCACCACTTTAGAATGCCCACCtgtcaaaaagaagaagtctacTGATTCATttcaaacaccaaaaacacTCCACATTGTCGTCTACGGGTTGCGAAAGGACATGAACGAAATTGGTGACATCCTGGAAGACTCCGAACTCTTTCTCCAGCATCCCACCGAGTACGACACTCGTTTGGAGTATTTGAACCCTCAGTACCTTCTACGACCCGGCGCAACTATCCCCAGAGCTGATAGTGCGACTTTCCAAGCGATTGCAAAACATCATTCACCTGAACAAGTTATGGAGGAAAAGGCGAAGAGCGAAGTCCATCGGGTGTTTGACTCTGCCAGTGGACCGTCGACTTTTACGCAAGTACAACCAAGTTCCAGGCTAAGAACGAGTCTGCAAGAGTAAGGTCCCAGTAGCCGGAAGAAACATCATCTAACTTTGGCCAAGACATCAAAAGAAGGCCCTGGCGATGATGGTCGAAAAGGatcttggcttgcttgaTAATACGACATTTCCTTCCTTGTGGGATCCCGTTACCACATCAAATGGCCGCGTAGAGTATGAAGAATCTCTATCAGATGATTATCGGAGCTAATAGCTTATTGAAGGTATCGCCATGCAATCACGGGGCGTAACGAAGTGAAACCCGCACCATTGTGTGGGGGTATCCTTGCCGATGTTAGTCTATGCATTCTGTATTCGCTTCTCACCAGCTCACTGACACATCTCAGGATATGGGACTTGGAAAGACCTTGAGTACTCTCGCTTTGATCAGTTGGTTCCTGGATGTCATGGACAATGTATGTGTCCCCGAGACTTGCCGCACAACATTAATCGTTACACCAAACTCTAGTAAGTCTATTCTTACAATGATGTTTAGAGATCCAATCTAACCTCCCTTTTATCTATCCCTTCATGGCAGGAGCAGATCACAAGGTAAGAATACATGCGTACTCTCTTCAGTTTCTGAACTTATTTATTCTAGGCACATTGTACCCGATCAGATTCGAGTGGTGCTTTTCCATGGCCATATAAGACACAGATTGGCCAAGTCTCTCATGGAGCACGATGTTGTTCTCACCACTTACGGAACGCTACAATCTGAATGGAGGTCAAAGAAAGGAGATTCTCCTCTGTTCACACAGACATGGGCACGAGTCGTACTTGACGAAGGTCATACATATTCGCTCTCCATTTATCGAGTCAGCTAACAAGGTCCAGCTCATCATATCCGTGGGCGGTCTACGCAAACTTTCAGGGCCGTCACTGCCTTACGGACCAGTCGAAGATGGTGCCTTACTGGCACGCCCATACAAAACCATCTCGACGACTACGGGGCTTTACTAAGCTTCATCGGAGTCCCACAATTCATCAGTAAATCAGTATTTGACTTCTGGATAACGAAGCCGGTCGTCCAGGGCACTGCTGAAGGACTCAGAAGGCTGAAACTACTTGTTAGTTCCACTTGTCTCCGCAGGACCAAAGACAGTGTGAGTGAAACCCTGAATCTTCCTGATCGCAAGGTACACGAGTGTGTTGTACAGCTGGATCCCGAAGACAGAGAGCTGTATGATTTCTTCAAGGGAAACGCTTCGCACTTGATTGCCAATAGGAGGGTTGGCCACTCAAATACTGCTGAAACTACGGGGAGCATACTTCCGATTATCAACACCCTAAGACTCATCTGCAATCATGGACCGAGGCTCCTCCCGAATTTTGCCCTTGAGGCTTGGAACCATCGAAACAACCCAAATTTGGATTCAAATTTGGCTGCAAGCAAGTTTGGGCTCTGTATTTCTTGCGGCGTGGAAGCATTACCTAACGAGACGGAATCGGAATTCGCCTGTTCTCATTTCCTTTGCTCCAAATGCGTAGATTCAGACGAAAGATATCAACTCTCACTTGATAGCGTTCTCTGTCAAAGCTGTACCAAGGATGGGGACTTAGCGGTTACCGACAAAGCTATAGAAGAGGAAAATTATCGACCATCTGCCAAGATAAGAGCACTCATACCCAATCTTCATGCAGAGCAACAGGGCAACCCTCCCACGATGGGTAATAAACCTATCAAGAGGTTCTTCTATAAGCCCCGGTATCAATGATGCACAATGCTGACAGGCTTATAGCGTTGTGTTCACATTTTGGAGAAAAATGCTAAACTTGCTTGAAATTGCCCTTCGAGGCGAGGGTTTCAAGTTTGCGCGAATAGATGGCCAAAAGTCTTTGGTGGAAAGGACTTCGGCCCTGAGATCATTTCGTAATGACGACAGCTGCACTGTGATGATTGCCACGATAGGGAGTATTGGCGAAGGGTGAGACTTGAACTAAATATGTTTATGTGTTCTCGCTAACTAATCTTCAATAGGGTAGACCTAACCGCCGCCAACTTCGTCCACCTGCTTGAGCCGCATTGGAACCCAATGCTTGAGGAGCAAGCACTAGACCGAGTACATAGAATGGGTCAAACCAGACATGTCATTGCGATCCGCTACATTACAAATCACTCGATAGAGATGGTGAGTGGCTTCATCTATCATTAGAACCGGCCTTTTCATGCTAATGCCGTCAACTTAGTTGGTCAAGGAGATTAAGGAGAGAAAGCTGGATCTTATAAGCAGCTCCCTGGGTCATCTAGCCGGGCTAGTTGATACACAAAATCAGTGTGACTGTAGGCCTCatttttaaatactatcgAGAGTTCATGGGTTAGACTTCCACTTGCACCGATAGCCTATCATCAACGATCGTATACTCAAAAAAAGAAACA is part of the Fusarium fujikuroi IMI 58289 draft genome, chromosome FFUJ_chr07 genome and encodes:
- a CDS encoding related to helicase-like transcription factor protein, producing MLEKPPNKRQHTPYALLDESDLAKRACLEQPSFLDTSRLQEPAWLNPISSSNPSQRNSFSPFELSDTGSSRLSPLGHQPIGNEDAAMLSDNESDQCCFGELLIDFLSLATLSEDLSHVPIELRFSGHVISLHIEGSGNYMGRIESKAIVDLVEDYQVTLATTLECPPVKKKKSTDSFQTPKTLHIVVYGLRKDMNEIGDILEDSELFLQHPTEYDTRLEYLNPQYLLRPGATIPRADSATFQAIAKHHSPEQVMEEKAKSEVHRVFDSASGPSTFTQVQPSSRLRTSLQEHQKKALAMMVEKDLGLLDNTTFPSLWDPVTTSNGRVEYRHAITGRNEVKPAPLCGGILADDMGLGKTLSTLALISWFLDVMDNRSNLTSLLSIPSWQEQITRHIVPDQIRVVLFHGHIRHRLAKSLMEHDVVLTTYGTLQSEWRSKKGDSPLFTQTWARVVLDEAHHIRGRSTQTFRAVTALRTSRRWCLTGTPIQNHLDDYGALLSFIGVPQFISKSVFDFWITKPVVQGTAEGLRRLKLLVSSTCLRRTKDSVSETLNLPDRKVHECVVQLDPEDRELYDFFKGNASHLIANRRVGHSNTAETTGSILPIINTLRLICNHGPRLLPNFALEAWNHRNNPNLDSNLAASKFGLCISCGVEALPNETESEFACSHFLCSKCVDSDERYQLSLDSVLCQSCTKDGDLAVTDKAIEEENYRPSAKIRALIPNLHAEQQGNPPTMGNKPIKSVVFTFWRKMLNLLEIALRGEGFKFARIDGQKSLVERTSALRSFRNDDSCTVMIATIGSIGEGVDLTAANFVHLLEPHWNPMLEEQALDRVHRMGQTRHVIAIRYITNHSIEMLVKEIKERKLDLISSSLGHLAGLVDTQNQCDCRPHF